Proteins from one Amycolatopsis benzoatilytica AK 16/65 genomic window:
- a CDS encoding NADP-dependent oxidoreductase, translating into MNAPTSATEIRLAARPHGVPTQDTFDVVDTEVPTPGPGQLLVRNLVMSVDPAMRGRMNDSKSYVAPFVVGEAMEGGAVGEVVESTVDQFKPGDHVLHQLGWRTHAVVDANRAVKVDGSLAPLSTYLGVLGMPGLTAYAGLLVSAEFKEGDTVFVSGAAGAVGSLVGQLARLKGAKRVIGSAGSAEKVRYLTEELGFDAAFNYKDGPVAEQLAAAAPEGIDVYFDNVGGEHLEAAIASMNVHGRIAVCGMISQYNATEPTPAPRNLVQIIAKRITIRGLLVLDHWHLMKDFVAEFAPKVAAGEIKYSETVVDGIRNAPEAFLGLLSGANTGKMLVRISS; encoded by the coding sequence ATCCGGCTCGCCGCCCGCCCGCACGGCGTCCCGACGCAGGACACCTTCGACGTCGTCGACACCGAGGTGCCCACGCCCGGCCCCGGGCAGCTGCTGGTGCGGAATCTGGTGATGAGCGTCGACCCGGCGATGCGCGGCCGGATGAACGACTCCAAGTCCTACGTGGCGCCGTTCGTGGTCGGCGAGGCCATGGAGGGCGGGGCGGTCGGCGAGGTCGTCGAGTCCACCGTGGACCAGTTCAAGCCGGGGGATCACGTACTGCACCAGCTCGGCTGGCGCACGCACGCGGTGGTCGACGCCAACCGCGCGGTCAAGGTGGACGGTTCGCTCGCGCCGCTTTCGACCTACCTCGGGGTTCTCGGCATGCCCGGCCTGACCGCGTACGCCGGTCTGCTGGTGAGCGCGGAGTTCAAGGAGGGCGACACCGTCTTCGTGTCCGGCGCGGCCGGAGCGGTCGGCTCGCTGGTCGGGCAGCTGGCTCGGCTCAAGGGCGCGAAGCGCGTGATCGGCAGCGCGGGTTCGGCGGAGAAGGTCCGCTACCTGACCGAGGAGCTCGGCTTCGACGCGGCGTTCAACTACAAGGACGGCCCGGTCGCCGAGCAGCTGGCCGCGGCCGCGCCCGAGGGCATCGACGTGTACTTCGACAACGTCGGCGGCGAGCACCTGGAAGCCGCGATCGCCTCGATGAACGTGCACGGCCGGATCGCGGTGTGCGGGATGATCTCCCAGTACAACGCCACCGAGCCGACGCCCGCGCCGCGCAACCTGGTGCAGATCATCGCGAAGCGGATCACCATTCGCGGCCTGCTGGTGCTCGACCACTGGCACCTGATGAAGGACTTCGTCGCCGAGTTCGCCCCGAAGGTGGCGGCAGGCGAGATCAAGTACTCGGAGACCGTGGTGGACGGCATCCGCAACGCGCCGGAGGCGTTCCTGGGCCTGCTGAGCGGGGCCAACACCGGGAAGATGCTGGTCCGGATCAGCTCCTGA
- a CDS encoding haloacid dehalogenase type II, with translation MLCVFDVNETLLDLSALDRLFTQLTGTPTARREWFSLAIHTALTVTATGGYRDFAQIAGQAAAAVCARHGHELTDAELAKVGDGLRSLPAHADVVPGLDRLRQAGQRVVALTNSPLATAEAQLQNAGLATKFDRIFSAQQVSRLKPAPEPYRQVLHAYGNPDAAVMIAAHDWDIAGAHAAGLRTALLARPGVHPLPGAPAATYTAATLPELAEKIVRS, from the coding sequence ATGCTCTGCGTGTTCGACGTCAACGAGACCCTGCTCGACCTGTCCGCGCTGGACCGGCTGTTCACCCAGCTCACCGGCACCCCGACGGCCCGGCGAGAGTGGTTCTCGCTGGCGATCCACACCGCGCTCACGGTGACCGCGACCGGCGGCTACCGCGATTTCGCGCAGATCGCCGGTCAAGCCGCGGCTGCAGTCTGCGCGCGGCACGGCCACGAACTCACCGACGCCGAACTGGCGAAGGTCGGCGACGGCCTGCGTTCACTGCCTGCGCACGCGGACGTGGTACCCGGGCTGGACCGGCTGCGCCAGGCCGGGCAGCGGGTCGTCGCGCTCACCAATTCGCCGCTCGCCACCGCCGAGGCGCAGCTGCAGAACGCCGGTCTGGCAACGAAATTCGACCGGATCTTCTCCGCGCAGCAAGTCAGCCGGCTCAAGCCGGCACCGGAGCCGTACCGGCAAGTGCTGCACGCGTACGGAAATCCGGACGCCGCGGTGATGATCGCCGCGCATGATTGGGACATCGCTGGGGCACACGCGGCAGGACTCCGGACCGCGCTGCTCGCGCGTCCCGGAGTCCATCCGCTGCCGGGCGCTCCCGCCGCGACCTACACCGCCGCGACGCTGCCCGAATTGGCCGAGAAAATCGTCAGGAGCTGA
- a CDS encoding NAD(P)-dependent alcohol dehydrogenase: protein MTTTTSAIAAAQPGGPLAPTTIERRDLRPDDVLIDIAYAGICHSDLHQVNQDWGTAIFPMVPGHEIAGVVAAVGSAVTKYQVGDRVGVGCMVDSCGECEYCRAGSEQFCVKGNVQTYNGVGFDGENTYGGYSQQIVVKDAFVCRIPEGIDLDIAAPLLCAGITTYSPLRRWGAGPGKKVAVVGLGGLGHMAVKLAVAMGAEVTVLSQSLKKQEDGLRLGAKDYYATSDESTFQTLAGRFDVILNTVSAKLPVDAYLSLLRVGGAMVNVGAPGEPLEYNVFSLLGGNRVLAGSMIGGIAETQEMLDFCAEHGVGAEIEKITADQVNEAYSRVEGSDVRYRFVIDVSTIGA, encoded by the coding sequence ATGACCACCACTACGTCCGCCATCGCCGCCGCGCAGCCGGGCGGTCCGCTCGCGCCGACCACCATCGAGCGCCGTGACCTGCGGCCGGACGACGTGCTGATCGACATCGCATACGCCGGGATCTGCCACAGCGACCTGCACCAGGTAAACCAGGACTGGGGCACCGCGATCTTCCCGATGGTGCCGGGCCACGAGATCGCCGGCGTGGTCGCCGCGGTCGGCTCGGCGGTCACCAAGTACCAGGTCGGAGACCGGGTCGGGGTCGGCTGCATGGTCGATTCCTGCGGCGAGTGCGAGTACTGCCGGGCGGGCTCCGAGCAGTTCTGCGTCAAGGGCAACGTGCAGACCTACAACGGAGTCGGGTTCGACGGCGAGAACACCTACGGCGGCTACAGCCAGCAGATCGTCGTGAAGGACGCGTTCGTCTGCCGCATCCCGGAGGGCATCGACCTGGACATCGCCGCGCCGCTGCTGTGCGCGGGCATCACGACCTACTCTCCGCTGCGCCGGTGGGGCGCCGGCCCGGGCAAGAAGGTCGCCGTCGTCGGGCTGGGCGGGCTCGGGCACATGGCCGTGAAGCTGGCGGTCGCGATGGGCGCCGAGGTCACGGTGCTCAGCCAGAGCTTGAAGAAGCAGGAAGACGGCCTCCGTCTCGGTGCGAAGGACTACTACGCGACCAGCGACGAGTCGACTTTCCAGACCCTCGCCGGCCGGTTCGACGTCATCCTCAACACCGTCTCGGCGAAGCTTCCGGTCGATGCCTACCTCAGCCTGCTGCGCGTCGGCGGCGCGATGGTGAACGTCGGCGCGCCGGGGGAACCGTTGGAGTACAACGTGTTCTCCCTGCTCGGCGGCAACCGCGTGCTGGCGGGTTCGATGATCGGCGGGATCGCCGAAACACAGGAGATGCTGGACTTCTGCGCCGAGCACGGGGTCGGCGCGGAGATCGAGAAGATCACCGCGGACCAGGTGAACGAGGCGTACTCGCGGGTCGAGGGCAGCGACGTGCGGTACCGGTTCGTGATCGACGTTTCGACGATCGGCGCGTGA
- a CDS encoding TetR/AcrR family transcriptional regulator — protein sequence MPGQYHHRNLRAELVRVSLELIAANGVAGFSVAEAARRAKVSAAAPYRHFPDRSALLAAVAATAAIRLRELIEDAVTGETDDGAALAVVAALHTRFLIDTRIGLDVFFAAELADAKYAELHDARRALTDVSLVRCLTIAPDPLLALELMEQLNTQAHGYGEFFLNGVYQRLGYPAEQVVAKSRRAARIVIEAYRAGSPAISPVQW from the coding sequence ATGCCGGGCCAGTACCACCACCGCAACCTGCGCGCGGAACTCGTGCGGGTGTCCCTCGAGCTGATCGCGGCGAACGGAGTAGCCGGCTTCTCGGTCGCGGAAGCCGCACGGCGGGCGAAAGTCTCCGCGGCCGCTCCGTACCGGCATTTCCCGGACCGCTCGGCGCTGCTCGCCGCGGTCGCCGCCACCGCCGCGATCCGGCTGCGCGAACTCATCGAGGATGCGGTCACCGGCGAAACCGACGACGGGGCCGCGCTCGCGGTCGTGGCCGCCCTGCACACCCGGTTCCTCATCGACACCCGGATCGGCTTGGACGTCTTCTTCGCCGCCGAACTGGCGGACGCGAAATACGCCGAGCTGCACGACGCCCGGCGCGCGCTGACCGACGTGTCTTTGGTCCGCTGCCTCACCATCGCGCCAGACCCGCTACTGGCGCTGGAGTTGATGGAACAGCTCAACACCCAGGCGCATGGCTACGGCGAATTCTTTCTCAACGGCGTCTACCAGCGGCTCGGCTACCCGGCCGAGCAGGTCGTCGCGAAGTCGCGGCGAGCGGCGCGGATCGTGATCGAGGCATACCGCGCGGGCAGCCCGGCGATCAGCCCGGTGCAGTGGTGA